The DNA window ACCGGGATGTTCCTCCGCGCCGCCGCTTCACGGACGACCTTCGCCGCAGCGGCACCGCGTGCGGTCTCGTCGGCGACGAGGTCGATGACCGGTGCCTTGCGCTCGGCGAGGAATCCGACGAGCTTGCGCAGCGCGTCCGCGTCTTCGTCGCCGAGCGCGTCCGACGGGCAGGCGGTGAGGACGGTGCGGCGATTGTTCAGCAGGCCGCCGAGCGCGGCCGCCGCGCATTCCGGGCCGTCGCTGCCCGCCGCGCTCGCGACACCCTTGTCCGTGCCCGCGTCGACTTCGACTTTCGCGGGCGAATCGTTCTTCGTGATGACCAGGTCGCTGCGGCCGTCGGGCAGGTCCACCTCGGCCCAGCTGCCTTCGGCGCCCGCCCGCGCGGACGCCCGCACGGGTTGTCCCCCTTCGACGGCGACCGACACCTCGCCCGCCGTCGCGGGCACGTGCACCAGGTTCCGGCCTGGTCGCTGCGGGCTGACGAGCACCGGAACGTCTTGGTCCGCCACGGAAACCGAGGCGAGCAACGGCACGCCGGGCACCGGCAGTTCCGGCGGTTTCGGGATCGCGGCAAGCGCGCTCCAGGCGACGAAGCCCACCGCGACCGCCGCGGCACCGAGCCGGTAGGTCCGGCCTGGGTCGGCGCGCGGGACGGCCGCGACGACCGTCGCCACGAGCGCCAGCGCGACGATCGCGAGCAGCGCGACCCCGAACGCGCTGCCGTAGAGCCTGCGGTCGAATCCGATGCCGGACAACGCGAGCTGCGTTCCGCCCGCGAGGACGAGCAGCCCGCCGAGTGTGATCGCGAGCGGCCCGAGCCGCAGCGACGAACTGCGCCATTCCTCCGGTGCCACCCCGAGCGACAGCGCGGCGACGCCGAGCCACACCGTGGCGCCGGCGACGAACACCGTGTCGACCGCGAAGTCGATGCCGGAACTGCCGAGCGCGGTCTCGATCACGAGGAGCACGACCAGCACCGCGGACAGCCAACGGGCCACGCCCGGTTTCGGCAACAGGCCCGCGATCGCGACGGCGAGCGCCGCGTGCACGACCGCGCCGACGACGTTCGCGTCGACGGTGAAGATCGAGACGATCGCGAGCACCGCGGAAACCCCGGCCAGCGCGGCGACGACCACGGTGAGCCTGCGCCCGAGCTCACCGACCAGGGGCCGCAGCAGGCCGACTCCGGCCACCACCGCGCTGCCGAAGAGCAGCACGAGGCGCAGGAGGAGCGCCACGACGTCGACACCGGCCGAGCCGGTGCTCATCTGTGCACCATGGTCCATTGTGGAGCCTTCCTGAGGACGGGCGGGGCGGTGTGCGCCGCCCCGCCCGTGCCGGTTACTTCAGGTCCGCGTCCGCGACGACGAACAGTTCGGAGTGGGGTTTGGCGTTGCCGAAGTCACCGTGCGGCCAGGACTTCCGGTTGAAGTTGATCCCGACCTGCCCGGTGAACTCGTCGCGGAAGTTCTGGTCCACCGCGACCTTCCCGTCCGGACCGAGGTTCAGCAGGTTGACCTTGTGGTCACCGTCCAAACCGGACCTCGCGACGAAGTAGTTCGACACCGCGAGGTGCTGCGGCGCGCTCTCGTGGTAGTACCCGTCGGCGCCGAGCGCGAAGTGGTCGTAGGCGCCCCAGTGCGGGCCCGCGCCCGGCACGCCGGGGTTGATCGGGGCCGCGCCGACGACGGTCGGCAGCACGCCGCCCCCGCCGTTCTGCGCCTTTTCCTTCGTGTCGATCGACCCTTCGTAGTTCGGGCCCGCCGCGAGCAGCTTCTGGATGTCGAGCACGTAGACGCCGCCTGTGGTGCCGGGGTCGTCCGGCGAAAGGGTGCCCTTCTGCCTGCCCACGATCGCCCGGTACAGGTACTTGTCGTCCGGGCTGGTCTGGATCCAGCCGCCGTTCGAGCTGGCGCCGTTCGCGTCGTTCTTGTCGTAGATCGCCTTGTTGGCCGAGCCGTCGTCGAACACCTCGCGCCAATGTGGCTCGCGCGCGGTGATGTCCGGCGTGTAGTAGACCGCGCCGCCCTGCATGGTCTGGGCGAACGCGCCCTTGTGCCCCGGCAGGTTGGTCACCGTGGTCTCCATAACCGCACGGCTTTCGGAGTGCAGCGGGTCCTTCGGATCGGCGCGGGGCCCGTCGGGCAGGTACGACACCGTCTTCAGCTTCGGGTGGTTGCGGTCGGAGATGTCGTAGGTCCGCACCGTCGGGCGGCGCAGGTACGGCGACGGCTGCTTCACCGGGTCGAGGATGATGTTTCTCGGTTCCGCGTAATCGCTCGTGACCAGCGTGTTCAGGTCCTCGCGAGCCTGGATGCCGTGCGGGTTCGCGCAGGTCGGCGCCCCGAGCTGCGGGAGGTTGTCGCACAGCTTCTGGTTGTCGCCCTGTGGCGTGGCCGCCGGGCTCTGCGAAAGGACCTTGCCGTCCTTGTCGAAGCGCACGACCTCGCCGGGACTGCCCGCGAAGCCGTTGCCGATCACGACCTGGCCGTTGTCGTACCGGTACGGCCCCGGCACGACCGGGCCGCCCATGTAGGTGCCGTAGGACGTGCCGTCCTTCAGCGTCCAGTACGCGTCGGGCACGGAGCCGCCGAGCGTCTGCGTCGGCAGGCTGACGCCCTTCAGCTTCAGCTGCGGCAGCGCGCTGACGTCGAACGCGTAGGTGGCCGCGGCGAAGAGCGCACCGGCGTAGATGGTGTCGCCCTTGTGCCACACGTACTGCATGTGGTGCGGCTCGTTCTCCACCAGCGGGCCGACCGTGGCGGTGTTGACGACCTTGCCGTAGGTCGGCGACCCCTCGGTCGCGTCGATGACGGCGAGGAAGTCCGGGCCCGGCAGCGCGTTGCGGATCTTGCCGAGCCCGCCGCCGAGCGATCCCGGCAGGTTCTTGACGTCCTTGACCAGTGTGTCGGCGATGTTCTCGTCACCGGCCCAGACCAGGAGCCACTTCTTCCGCTTGTCGCCGGCGCTGGCCTTGGCCTGCGCGACGTCCTTCGACACCAGGTGGTTCTGCACCCAGTACTGCTTGCCGTCGGACGCCGTCTTCGCGTCCGTGGACACCTGGACGTCGGCGTAGGCGTTGGTGGTGGAACCGGTGTAGGTGACGGCACCGGCGGCGAGTACCGCCGCCACGCCGCCGATCAGCACTTTTCGCCACGTGGGCGATTTCGATAACATTCGCACTCCGGTGGTTTCAGAAGAAATGATCCCGCGCGCCTTCGACAGGAAAAGGGCACGGCTCTCCCCGGAAAGGACGCGAACCGTTTCCGGCGCACGACGGGGAAAGACTTGCGCAACGCCAGATTTCGTTGCACAGCAAGGAGATACGGCGCCGCTACGGTGACGGGCGCACGTTCTTCGGAGGGAGGATCAGAAAGTCATACACAGCGCGCTGGCTTGCTGACGCAAGTCAACGTGAAGGCGCCAAACCAGGGCAACGCGTGCGGACATGGGCGAAATAGTCGCGTGAAGTGTGAAAGGCGTCAATCTTGAGATCAAGGACTGAGACACACCCGAACGGAGTAATGCGTTCGCCCATTTTGCCCGATTAGACCCGCATTCGGGTCGCCCGTGTGGGTAATTTCCCATCAGATGGCAACGAACGACGAGCAATCGTCACTGGCCGTTACGAACCAACCCGCACCGCCATTCGGCCCCCTCCAAGCCGTGACCAATTCGTTATAAACACCGGGAACTCACCCCCTTGCCGCACCGACTGCGCCGGAGCACCCTGACCTGCGTTTAGCGGGCTAAACGCACTTCCGGCCACCCCGTCCGGCTGCTATGACGGGGGCATGCGGACCTTCCTCTCGCGCGCTGTCCGCGCGCTGGCCCTGGTGGGCGTCCTGGTCGCCGTCACGACGGCTCCCGTGAGCGCGGCGGCACCTCCCGCACCGTCGACGTTCGTGGCGCTGCACGATGTCGACCCGACGATCCGGCAGGACATCCGGTATTCGACGATGCACAACTTCGTCGGCAGGCCGGTGCGCGGCTACTACGAGCCAATGTGCATCCTCACCCGCCCCGCGGCCGAAGCGCTGCGCCGAGCCCAGGCGCAACTGCTCCCCCGCGGCTACTCGCTGAAGGTCTACGACTGCTACCGCCCACAGCGCGCGGTCACCGATTTCGTGCGCTGGGCGGAGCGCCTGCGGGACCGGCGCATGAAGGCCGAGTTCTATCCGAACGTCGACAAGTCCAAGCTGTTCGAAGACGGGTACATCGCGGCGAAGTCGGGGCACAGCCGCGGCAGCACCATGGACCTGACGCTGGTGAAGCTCCCCGTCCGGCCGCAGCGCCCGTACTTTCCCGGCGAGCCGCTGCGCCCATGCTTCGCGCCGGTCGGCACCCGGTTCCCCGACAACACGATCGACATGGGCACCGGCTTCGACTGCTTCGACCCGCTCGCGCACACCGACAACCCCGCGATCACCGGCGCGGCCCGCGAAAACCGGCAACTGCTGAAGCGCACCCTCGAAGGCGTCGGCATGACCAACCTGCCCGAGGAGTGGTGGCACTACACCCTCAAGAACGAGCCCTACCCGGACACCTACTTCGACTTCCCCGTCCGGCGCGGCTCCCCGCACCCCTGACCGGTGCCCGCCCGCGACGTTTAGCCCGCTAAACGCAGGTCAGACCGAAGGTGAACAGAATTCGGAAATGTGGTGATATCGGGCCCAATCGGCGCAGAGGACGCATACTTGACGCCACTGAGCCGACTGAACAGATGTGCCGACTGAACAGATGTGCCGACTGAGCAGAGATGAGGGGCGGCGCCATGTCCGCTGAGCTGGAGGCCCTCAAGGCCGAGTTCGAGAAGGTCCAAGCGAAGGTCAAACAGGCCGAGACCCGGT is part of the Amycolatopsis sp. CA-230715 genome and encodes:
- a CDS encoding M15 family metallopeptidase, with product MRTFLSRAVRALALVGVLVAVTTAPVSAAAPPAPSTFVALHDVDPTIRQDIRYSTMHNFVGRPVRGYYEPMCILTRPAAEALRRAQAQLLPRGYSLKVYDCYRPQRAVTDFVRWAERLRDRRMKAEFYPNVDKSKLFEDGYIAAKSGHSRGSTMDLTLVKLPVRPQRPYFPGEPLRPCFAPVGTRFPDNTIDMGTGFDCFDPLAHTDNPAITGAARENRQLLKRTLEGVGMTNLPEEWWHYTLKNEPYPDTYFDFPVRRGSPHP
- a CDS encoding selenium-binding family protein; the protein is MLSKSPTWRKVLIGGVAAVLAAGAVTYTGSTTNAYADVQVSTDAKTASDGKQYWVQNHLVSKDVAQAKASAGDKRKKWLLVWAGDENIADTLVKDVKNLPGSLGGGLGKIRNALPGPDFLAVIDATEGSPTYGKVVNTATVGPLVENEPHHMQYVWHKGDTIYAGALFAAATYAFDVSALPQLKLKGVSLPTQTLGGSVPDAYWTLKDGTSYGTYMGGPVVPGPYRYDNGQVVIGNGFAGSPGEVVRFDKDGKVLSQSPAATPQGDNQKLCDNLPQLGAPTCANPHGIQAREDLNTLVTSDYAEPRNIILDPVKQPSPYLRRPTVRTYDISDRNHPKLKTVSYLPDGPRADPKDPLHSESRAVMETTVTNLPGHKGAFAQTMQGGAVYYTPDITAREPHWREVFDDGSANKAIYDKNDANGASSNGGWIQTSPDDKYLYRAIVGRQKGTLSPDDPGTTGGVYVLDIQKLLAAGPNYEGSIDTKEKAQNGGGGVLPTVVGAAPINPGVPGAGPHWGAYDHFALGADGYYHESAPQHLAVSNYFVARSGLDGDHKVNLLNLGPDGKVAVDQNFRDEFTGQVGINFNRKSWPHGDFGNAKPHSELFVVADADLK